The following proteins come from a genomic window of Pichia kudriavzevii chromosome 1, complete sequence:
- a CDS encoding uncharacterized protein (PKUD0A01290; similar to Saccharomyces cerevisiae YNL277W (MET2); ancestral locus Anc_1.68), which yields MGYKVVDSQPENPFSKIVQGQTIVEIPEFELECGDILYKVPVAYKSWGKLNDQGNNCMIICHALTGSADAADWWGPLFGRGKAFDPTRFFIICLNSLGSPYGSASPMTTDYEYGEERYGPEFPLCTVRDDVRIHKMVLDSLGVKECAICIGGSMGGMLALEWTFVDGGKFVKNLVALATSAKHSAWCISWGEAQRQCIYNDPKYDDGYYPLGDPPNTGLGAARMSALLTYRSRNSFESRFGREAPSEKQRLKSTTNLPNVANLSLKDKEQTSAVEDENEQHEREVNWKIHNEGASRKKSFESYRSSRSSSFLSSTSIEETNGSTLSSKIASDSASMSTKPRSRSRRLPQHYFSAQSYLRYQANKFVSRFDANCYIAITRKLDTHDVGRDRPEYNNDTAISLQSRKQPALIVGISSDALFTLSEQIFIAKNMPNARLVKIDSPEGHDAFLLEFNEINELLLTFERENLKEIMCREGNFEDWNDTIDEVKESVFGEAEDVAQW from the coding sequence ATGGGATACAAGGTTGTGGATTCCCAGCCAGAGAATCCGTTCAGCAAGATCGTCCAAGGCCAAACAATAGTTGAAATACCAGAGTTTGAATTAGAATGTGGTGATATTCTGTATAAAGTTCCTGTTGCATATAAGTCATGGGGTAAATTGAACGATCAAGGTAATAATTGTATGATAATATGCCATGCATTGACAGGATCAGCAGACGCAGCCGATTGGTGGGGGCCATTGTTTGGTAGAGGCAAAGCTTTTGATCCAACCAggtttttcattatttgcCTCAATTCCTTAGGCTCTCCCTATGGTTCTGCATCTCCGATGACTACAGATTACGAATATGGGGAAGAGAGATATGGCCCAGAATTCCCATTATGCACAGTTAGAGACGACGTTCGAATCCATAAAATGGTTTTGGATTCTTTGGGGGTGAAGGAATGTGCTATTTGTATTGGAGGTTCAATGGGTGGTATGTTAGCATTAGAATGGACGTTTGTGGACGGGGGAAAGtttgtgaaaaatttgGTTGCTTTGGCGACTAGTGCAAAACACTCTGCGTGGTGCATTTCTTGGGGTGAAGCTCAACGCCAATGCATATACAATGACCCAAAATATGACGATGGTTATTATCCACTGGGGGATCCGCCAAATACCGGGTTAGGAGCAGCAAGAATGTCTGCTTTATTGACCTATAGGTCAAGGAATTCTTTTGAATCAAGATTCGGGAGAGAAGCTCCAAGTGAAAAGCAAAGATTAAAAAGTACAACAAATCTGCCCAATGTTGCTAATTTATCTTTAAAAGATAAGGAACAAACATCtgctgttgaagatgaaaacgAACAGCACGAAAGAGAAGTGAACTGGAAGATACACAATGAAGGTGCCAGCAGGAAAAAATCGTTTGAATCATACAGGTCGAGTCGATCAAGTTCTTTCCTTTCAAGCACAAGCATAGAAGAAACCAACGGCTCAACTTTGTCATCAAAAATAGCGAGTGATTCTGCTTCAATGTCAACCAAACCACGATCACGCTCTCGTAGATTACCCCAGCACTATTTTTCAGCGCAGTCCTACCTCCGATACCAAGCAAATAAATTTGTGTCTCGTTTCGACGCTAATTGCTATATTGCAATCACCAGGAAGTTGGACACACATGATGTTGGTCGTGATAGGCCTGAGTATAACAATGACACGGCAATATCATTGCAATCTAGGAAACAGCCGGCATTAATAGTGGGAATAAGTTCTGATGCTTTGTTTACTCTGAGTGAACAGATATTCATTGCTAAAAATATGCCCAATGCAAGACTAGTAAAAATTGATTCCCCAGAAGGCCATGACGCAtttcttttggaattcaatgaaatcaatgagCTTTTGCTCACGTTTGAACGTGAAAACTTGAAGGAGATAATGTGCAGAGAGGGTaactttgaagattggAATGACACAATAGATGAAGTTAAGGAAAGTGTCTTTGGCGAGGCCGAAGATGTCGCTCAATGGTAA
- a CDS encoding uncharacterized protein (PKUD0A01300), translating to MKDVQLGRTTVKGGLFTQDVEKKLEQMYDSHNFVNRIDVVVKKAELESAGADYMKSITCESIEFMANLFQLLKYILAFEPIERQYFKLISTDTDIMDENSICIHRGKLTLKLKKESYLKSGFQFKLSTASRGNRNVVSQMYIHTFDLVNFEENIKKNIQNYVRLLWFAENIDSKNYVYNLTCESDGFDYQNSILTLENMNIEAQLKKATITTKIMIDCVFPNLDIVQNEEQLQDIAEWITLSSIGGTVQQYRDVDPYISSYFARLDAKDSVDLAVMTMEETLITSALHAKIMQHLINNFSWFAFGSYGVKNVTKAYENSGEHIIADDGSNDILLFFSEGSYAVWDTTDGGDPHIL from the coding sequence ATGAAGGATGTACAATTAGGAAGGACCACTGTTAAAGGCGGGTTGTTTACACAGgatgttgagaaaaaacTGGAACAGATGTACGATTCCCACAACTTTGTAAATAGAATCGATGTGGTGGTGAAAAAGGCTGAATTGGAAAGTGCTGGTGCAGATTATATGAAGTCAATAACATGTGAAAGCATAGAATTCATGGCGAACCTTTTCCAGCTGCTCAAATATATACTTGCGTTTGAACCTATCGAGAGACAATATTTCAAACTGATTTCCACAGATACAGACATAATGGATGAAAATAGCATATGTATTCATCGGGGGAAACTAACTTTGAAGCTGAAGAAGGAGTCATACTTAAAATCTGGATTTCAATTTAAACTATCGACTGCTTCACGCGGCAACAGAAATGTTGTCAGCCAAATGTACATTCATACCTTTGATTTGGTCAACTTTGaggaaaatataaaaaaaaacatccaaaacTATGTGCGTCTGTTATGGTTTGCGGAGAATATAGATTCTAAGAATTACGTGTATAATCTAACATGTGAGTCGGACGGATTCGATTACCAAAACTCTATTTTAACTTTAGAAAACATGAATATCGAGGCTCAGCTGAAAAAAGCTACAATCACAACGAAAATAATGATAGATTGCgtttttccaaatcttgaTATTGTCCAAAATGAGGAACAACTACAAGATATTGCTGAGTGGATAACTTTAAGCTCTATAGGTGGCACGGTACAGCAGTACAGGGATGTTGACCCGTACATTTCATCCTACTTTGCGAGACTAGATGCAAAGGATTCGGTGGATTTGGCTGTGATGACAATGGAGGAAACTTTGATAACGTCAGCTTTACATGCTAAAATAATGCaacatttgataaataaCTTTAGTTGGTTTGCATTTGGTTCATATGGAGTCAAAAATGTAACAAAGGCTTATGAAAACAGCGGAGAGCATATCATCGCTGATGATGGGTCAAATGATattctgttgtttttcaGTGAAGGGAGCTATGCGGTTTGGGATACCACAGATGGTGGTGATCCTCATATTTTATGA
- a CDS encoding uncharacterized protein (PKUD0A01310; similar to Saccharomyces cerevisiae YLR188W (MDL1); ancestral locus Anc_1.67), with amino-acid sequence MSLLGLQARAGVNVKMLKGSLPLTRNRTITRSLQGRLVALSSNMSFSTGFNRPYIIDNFKKTALKRSVGFNQVAIRYESTSEKSQQSRLEKTSDKPQKITKKGSVKEVLELLKLLRNEWKILAFATSCLIISSSVSMLFPSIMGKIIDTAKIEETDTLGAIGSPLSDSIQILSYQVPTNVFYGSLICIFAVGSLANFGRIVLLRKVGERIMARLRVDIERNIFLQSSKFWDKYKTGDLISRLVNDSTIVTRSVTQNVSDGLRSTISGIVGFTMMLAISAKLTGYMLLIFPVLAFIALVFGRRVKKVSKEIQTQLGALTKISEEQFNFVKTIQSFNNEGYEVSKFKKEVTKLYKLSVHEGRLNGYFYSANGFIGNTFLIYLLSVGVWMVRQGDLTLGELSSYLMYTIYSASSVYSLSNFYSELMKGVGASERVFELLKLQPDIDPHAGKKASADGDIVFKDIDFHYPTRKNHQVFNKLNLTLKKGDHVCLVGPSGCGKSTVTQLLLRYYEPNSGKIIVNGNDITELSLANFREQVGIVQQEPMLFSGTLRENITYGKRDASESDIAKVCQLANCSSFIDNFPDKLNTIIGPKGAQLSGGQKQRIALARTLLLGSKVSECVIDHLKDLELVGDDGEILLGPNILVLDEATSALDAHSEEAIKKTLELRHQAGLTTISIAHRLSTIQTSNRVIVFSQHGVIVADGDFSDMIKDKQSELNKLLNKSPKGDNTEAELNEEEADTVEGKTVTGELDSVGRS; translated from the coding sequence ATGAGTCTTCTTGGCCTGCAAGCAAGGGCAGGGGTCAATGTGAAAATGCTGAAAGGTTCACTACCATTGACTAGGAATAGGACCATAACAAGATCCCTTCAAGGTCGATTGGTGGCTTTGTCTTCTAACATGAGTTTCTCTACAGGTTTCAATAGACCTTATATTATAGacaattttaaaaaaacaGCATTAAAGCGAAGCGTTGGGTTTAACCAAGTTGCCATTAGGTATGAATCTACGAGTGAAAAATCACAGCAGTCACGTTTGGAGAAGACTTCTGACAAACCacaaaaaataaccaaGAAAGGGTCAGTCAAGGAAGTTTTGGAGTTACTAAAACTACTTAGAAATGAATGGAAGATCCTAGCATTTGCGACCTCGTGCCTAATCATTAGTTCTTCTGTCAGTATGTTATTTCCTTCCATTATGGGTAAGATTATTGACACTGCAAAAATCGAGGAAACCGATACTTTGGGAGCTATTGGCTCTCCACTATCAGATTCCATCCAGATCTTATCATATCAAGTCCCTACAAACGTATTCTACGGATCGTTGATTTGCATTTTTGCAGTTGGTTCCCTAGCAAACTTCGGTAGAATAGTTCTTCTTAGAAAAGTTGGTGAGAGAATAATGGCCAGGTTACGTGTAGATATCGAGAGAAATATCTTCCTTCAATCATCTAAATTCTGGGACAAATACAAAACCGGAGATTTGATTTCTCGTTTGGTCAATGATTCAACCATTGTGACTCGTTCCGTAACTCAGAACGTTTCCGATGGTTTAAGATCGACTATTAGTGGAATAGTCGGTTTCACCATGATGCTCGCAATTTCTGCAAAGTTGACCGGCTACATGCTGTTGATATTTCCTGTTTTGGCATTTATTGCTCTGGTATTTGGTAGAAGAGTCAAGaaagtttccaaagaaatccaaacaCAATTAGGCGCTTTGACCAAAATTTCAGAGGAGCAATTCAATTTTGTAAAAACAATCCAAAGTTTCAACAATGAGGGATACGAAGTCTCCAAGTTTAAGAAAGAGGTCACAAAATTGTATAAATTATCCGTTCATGAGGGCAGGTTGAATGGATATTTTTACTCTGCAAATGGTTTCATAGGAAATACGTTTTTAATTTATTTACTTTCTGTTGGTGTATGGATGGTACGACAAGGTGACCTGACTTTAGGTGAGCTTTCCTCATACTTAATGTACACTATTTATAGTGCTTCAAGTGTCTATTCGCTTTCAAACTTTTATTCAGAATTGATGAAAGGTGTTGGGGCATCAGAAAGAGTTTTCGAATTACTAAAATTACAACCCGATATTGATCCTCATGCTGGAAAAAAGGCCTCTGCTGATGGCGAtattgttttcaaagacattgattttcattatcCGACTAGAAAAAATCAccaagttttcaataaattgaatttgacTCTAAAGAAAGGTGATCATGTTTGTCTAGTTGGTCCATCTGGATGCGGTAAGAGTACAGTGACTCAACTATTGCTCAGATATTATGAGCCAAATAGCGGTAAAATAATTGTTAACGGTAACGATATTACGGAATTAAGCTTGGCCAATTTCAGAGAACAAGTTGGAATTGTACAACAAGAACCAATGCTTTTCTCAGGTACATTGAGAGAAAATATCACTTATGGTAAAAGGGATGCTAGCGAAAGCGACATTGCAAAAGTATGTCAACTAGCAAACTGTTCAAGTTTTATTGACAACTTCCCCGACAAGTTAAATACAATTATTGGTCCGAAGGGAGCGCAATTAAGCGGGGGTCAAAAGCAAAGGATTGCGTTAGCAAGAACTCTACTATTGGGTTCAAAGGTTTCTGAATGTGTCATTGATCATTTGAAAGACTTAGAGTTGGTTGGTGATGATGGGGAGATATTATTGGGACCGAATATACTGGTGCTTGACGAGGCCACCTCAGCGTTGGATGCACATTCAGAGGAAGCCATCAAAAAAACGCTAGAATTGAGACACCAAGCTGGGTTGACCACGATATCTATTGCCCATAGACTAAGTACCATTCAAACTAGTAACAGGGTGATTGTGTTTTCCCAACATGGTGTCATAGTCGCTGACGGAGACTTCAGTGATATGATCAAGGATAAACAAAGCGAGCTCAACAAACTATTAAATAAGTCTCCTAAAGGGGATAACACTGAGGCTGAGTTGAACGAGGAAGAAGCAGATACCGTAGAAGGTAAAACTGTCACCGGAGAGCTCGATTCTGtaggaagaagttga
- a CDS encoding uncharacterized protein (PKUD0A01320; similar to Saccharomyces cerevisiae YER170W (ADK2); ancestral locus Anc_8.236), with product MSSTSKSLRMVIMGAPGSGKGTLTSRLLSKFPQIHSLSTGDVLRREIAANSKIGEIAKDSIAKGQLLPDSFMASLVQNELNKNNWLDGKTSFLFDGFPRTVGQAQALEPVLRPHNAEINFVVELNVPPEIILDRIANRWVHSSGRVYNLQYNPPKVPFKDDITGEPLYKRPDDNPETFKVRLDKYFSELEPIREYYEQKGVYHVVSGNSSDIIFPQLLSLVHKQLS from the coding sequence ATGTCATCTACTTCAAAGTCTCTAAGGATGGTAATTATGGGTGCACCTGGATCTGGAAAAGGCACCCTAACATCTAGATTATTGTCCAAGTTTCCGCAAATCCATTCACTGTCCACAGGGGATGTGTTAAGAAGGGAAATAGCAGCTAACTCAAAGATAGGAGAAATCGcaaaagattcaattgcTAAAGGCCAGTTGCTTCCAGATTCTTTTATGGCGTCCCTAGTCCAGaatgaattgaacaaaaacaactgGTTGGATGGCAAAACCtcctttttgtttgatggTTTCCCAAGAACAGTAGGTCAAGCACAGGCTTTAGAGCCAGTTTTGCGTCCCCATAATGCAGAGATCAACTTTGTTGTTGAGTTGAATGTTCCACCTGAGATAATCTTAGATAGAATTGCAAACAGATGGGTCCATTCTTCAGGTAGGGTATATAACCTACAATATAATCCACCAAAAGTACCTTTTAAAGATGATATTACTGGTGAACCGCTATACAAGAGACCAGATGACAACCCGGAAACCTTCAAGGTTAGATTAGATAAATATTTCTCTGAATTGGAACCAATTAGAGAGTATTATGAACAGAAGGGTGTTTATCATGTAGTTTCAGGTAATAGTTCCGATATTATTTTCCCACAACTACTGTCACTCGTTCATAAACAATTATCCTGA
- a CDS encoding uncharacterized protein (PKUD0A01330; similar to Saccharomyces cerevisiae YPR001W (CIT3); ancestral locus Anc_8.92), producing MSLRNFARSATRAYSTAEPTLKERFAELLPGWQAEVKELKSKHGKTVIGEVLLEQAYGGMRGIKGLVWEGSVLDPVEGIRFRGKTIPDIQKELPKAEGSSEPLPEALFWLLLTGEVPTLAQTKAFSAELASRSALPKHVEDLLDTCPTTLHPMAQFSIAINALESESKFAKAYADGVNKKEYWKYTYEDSIDLLAKLPNVAAKIYRNVFKDGKVAPVNASLDYSHNFANMLGFGDNKEFVELMRLYLSIHSDHEGGNVSAHTTHLVGSALSSPYLSLAAGMNGLAGPLHGRANQEVLEWLVGMKKELGDDIFNKEKIEEYLWKTLNAGRVVPGYGHAVLRKTDPRYTAQREFALKHMPDYDMFKLVSNIYEVAPKVLAEQGKTKNPWPNVDSHSGILLQYYGLTQESYYTVLFGVARAFGVLPQLIIDRGLGMAIERPKSFSTQKYKELVENLNKA from the coding sequence ATGTCTCTTAGAAATTTCGCAAGATCCGCAACTAGAGCCTACTCTACTGCTGAACCAACCTTAAAGGAAAGATTTGCTGAATTGTTACCTGGCTGGCAGGCAGAAGTCAAGGAGTTGAAGTCAAAGCACGGTAAGACCGTTATTGGCGAAGTTCTCCTTGAACAAGCATACGGTGGTATGAGAGGTATCAAGGGTTTAGTTTGGGAAGGTTCTGTTTTGGACCCTGTTGAAGGTATCAGATTCAGAGGTAAGACTATTCCAGATATTCAAAAGGAATTGCCAAAGGCTGAAGGTAGTAGTGAACCATTACCAGAAGCTTTATTCTGGTTATTATTAACTGGTGAAGTCCCAACTCTTGCTCAAACTAAGGCATTCTCTGCTGAATTGGCTTCTAGATCTGCTTTACCAAAGCATGTTGAAGACTTGTTGGATACTTGTCCAACAACTTTACACCCAATGGCCCAATTCTCTATTGCAATCAATGCTTTAGAATCAGAATCCAAATTCGCGAAGGCTTATGCTGATGGTGTCAATAAGAAGGAATACTGGAAATACACTTATGAAGATTCCATTGACTTGTTGGCAAAATTACCTAATGTTGCTGCAAAGATTTACAGAAATGTCTTTAAGGATGGTAAGGTTGCTCCTGTCAATGCTTCTCTTGATTACTCCCATAACTTTGCCAACATGTTAGGTTTTGGTGATAATAAggaatttgttgaattgatgAGATTATACTTGTCTATCCATTCCGATCATGAAGGTGGTAATGTCTCTGCTCATACCACCCATTTGGTTGGTTCTGCTTTATCTTCTCCATACTTGTCCTTGGCGGCAGGTATGAATGGTTTAGCAGGTCCACTACATGGTAGAGCTAACCAAGAAGTTTTGGAATGGTTAGTTGGTATGAAGAAGGAATTAGGTGAtgacattttcaacaaggaaaaaatcGAAGAATACTTGTGGAAGACCTTGAACGCTGGTAGAGTTGTTCCAGGTTATGGTCATGCAGTTTTAAGAAAGACCGATCCAAGATATACCGCTCAAAGAGAATTTGCTCTAAAGCACATGCCAGATTACGACATGTTCAAGTTGGTCTCCAACATTTACGAAGTTGCTCCAAAGGTTCTCGCTGAACAAGGTAAGACCAAGAACCCATGGCCTAATGTCGACTCCCACTCTGGTATCTTGTTACAATATTACGGCTTGACCCAAGAATCTTACTACACTGTCTTGTTTGGTGTTGCTAGAGCATTTGGTGTCTTACCTCAATTGATCATTGACAGAGGTTTAGGTATGGCCATTGAAAGACCAAAGTCCTTCTCCACTCAAAAGTACAAGGAATTAGTTGAAAACTTAAACAAGGCTTAA
- a CDS encoding uncharacterized protein (PKUD0A01340), which produces MQLYNHIRFIPIRNAQRNINCNNSIPCCGCPFFLSHNCQKGGNPPSYALHRRVDIDIDIDIFFPPPPQKPTLLHRRVASSSRFPKTVLKYKPYAAFLFFLFFFQKHHGKKNTSNDFWPTLDDLSVSRLLGSDNCFPFPFSFFPPPPTQSLTVEIPKEAILTRERVALPIVFFP; this is translated from the coding sequence ATGCAATTGTACAACCACATTAGATTCATCCCTATTAGAAATGCTCAGCGCAACATCAATTGTAATAATTCCATCCCATGTTGTGGTTGCcccttctttctttctcacAACTGCCAAAAAGGGGGAAACCCACCCTCATACGCACTACACCGTCGCGTCGACATCGATATCGATATCGATATCTTttttcccccccccccccagAAACCTACACTCCTCCACCGTCGCGTCGCGTCGTCGTCCCGTTTTCCTAAAACAGTTTTAAAATACAAACCCTACGCGgcctttttattttttttatttttttttcagaaacaccatggtaaaaaaaataccaGCAACGACTTTTGGCCTACTCTTGACGACTTGTCCGTGTCGCGACTTCTCGGATCCGACAATTGCTTCCCCTTccccttctccttcttcccccccccccctaCACAGTCACTCACCGTGGAAATTCCGAAAGAGGCCATCCTCACACGGGAGAGAGTCGCATTACCCATTGTCTTTTTCCCATGA
- a CDS encoding uncharacterized protein (PKUD0A01350; similar to Saccharomyces cerevisiae YOR339C (UBC11); ancestral locus Anc_7.54), translating into MSIPRNFKLLEELEKGEKGLGADACSYGLADPNDITMTTWNATILGPPNSVHENRIYSLQVVCGESYPDAPPKVQFLSKINLPCVDQRNGEVIQSKFPTLNRWQRSYSIEILLLDLRKTMAEPANKKLPQPKEGETF; encoded by the coding sequence ATGTCTATACCACGTAATTTCAAGCttcttgaagaattggagaagGGTGAAAAAGGTCTCGGAGCTGATGCATGTTCTTATGGTTTAGCAGATCCCAACGATATCACAATGACCACATGGAACGCCACCATTCTGGGTCCGCCAAACTCCGTCCATGAAAACAGAATATACTCCCTGCAGGTGGTGTGTGGTGAAAGTTATCCAGATGCTCCGCCAAAGGTGCAGTTTCTCTCAAAGATCAATCTACCCTGTGTCGATCAACGTAATGGCGAAGTTATTCAATCGAAATTCCCAACTCTTAATAGATGGCAGCGCTCGTATTCTATTGAAATACTTCTCTTGGACCTGAGAAAGACAATGGCAGAGCCGGCCAATAAGAAACTCCCGCAGCCAAAGGAAGGCGAAACTTTCTAG
- a CDS encoding uncharacterized protein (PKUD0A01360; similar to Saccharomyces cerevisiae YEL059C-A (SOM1); ancestral locus Anc_6.12) gives MAPALPVYTRGEIEKLFPVMRSEEIPPNCSLYQLIQNQCTYDGNRVICLPFKRVFLRCLETRNGEVVGYRLQPKHGLKEGVYRDIEVTSRSDNTYTINDEIQDFLRADSVLQEKMQAYYERHV, from the coding sequence ATGGCGCCGGCACTGCCTGTCTATACACGAGGAGAGATTGAGAAGCTATTCCCAGTTATGAGGAGTGAAGAAATACCACCTAACTGCAGTTTGTACCAATTAATTCAAAACCAGTGTACTTATGACGGGAACCGGGTGATATGTCTGCCCTTCAAGAGGGTTTTCCTAAGGTGTTTGGAAACACGGAACGGCGAGGTTGTTGGGTACAGGCTGCAGCCAAAGCATGGATTAAAGGAGGGAGTTTACAGAGACATTGAGGTGACTAGTCGGAGTGACAATACCTACACGATAAATGACGAAATCCAAGATTTCTTAAGAGCAGATTCTGTCCTTCAAGAGAAGATGCAAGCGTATTATGAGAGACATGTATAA
- a CDS encoding uncharacterized protein (PKUD0A01370; similar to Saccharomyces cerevisiae YEL058W (PCM1); ancestral locus Anc_6.11), with the protein MSAPFSEIQPIYSKYPPPASPKFQYGTAGFRMLASKLDSVMVAVATLSVIRSFSLQGKTVGVMITASHNPPQDNGVKVVDPFGDMLPQDWEPLATSLANCTNFDEFESILNPLWKKYNPNGKNKANIVIARDTRESGSHLLDICTQLFESIPEFVNCTNFGVLTTPQLHYITRAFNDPSFGEPTEEGYYKKLNESLLRLLEINELNASDLTNVVVDCANGVGALKLEQFLEKSAVASKFKVVNDNTEDPQQLNVKCGADYVKTNQRLPANISEAVASAPNTLCASFDGDADRLVCYYQGDGFVLFDGDKIAILLSSMISKLLSQLSVDLKVGIIQTAYANGASTSYIVEELGLPSICAKTGVKHLHHEALKFDIGIYFEANGHGTVLFSDNFRDKISKINHPAAESLLLLNDLINQTVGDALSDLLAVVASLCILKQSNNDWSRTYKDLPNKLAKVVVKDRNAFVTTDAERRLIEPNAIQPKIDQLVSTVKLGRSFVRPSGTEDAVRVYAEASTIEECEYLTNAVVKLVAEYS; encoded by the coding sequence ATGTCTGCCCCATTCTCTGAAATCCAGCCAATTTACTCAAAGTACCCACCACCTGCTTCTCCCAAATTCCAGTATGGGACGGCCGGTTTCAGGATGCTTGCATCAAAACTGGACTCTGTCATGGTGGCAGTGGCCACCCTCTCGGTGATCCGCTCCTTCTCCCTTCAGGGGAAAACAGTCGGTGTAATGATCACTGCATCCCACAACCCGCCTCAAGATAACGGCGTCAAAGTTGTGGACCCATTTGGTGATATGTTGCCACAGGATTGGGAACCTTTAGCTACAAGTTTAGCTAATTGTACCAACTTCGACGAGTTTGAAAGCATACTCAACCCTTTGTGGAAGAAATACAACCCCAATGGCAAGAATAAGGCCAATATCGTTATAGCGAGGGATACAAGAGAGAGCGGCAGTCATTTGCTAGATATTTGTACCCAGTTGTTTGAGTCAATACCTGAGTTTGTCAATTGTACAAATTTTGGTGTCTTAACCACTCCCCAACTACATTACATTACCAGGGCTTTTAACGACCCATCCTTTGGCGAACCTACCGAAGAGGGGTACTATaagaaattgaatgaatCTTTGCTTAGATTGTTGGAAATTAATGAATTGAACGCTTCGGACCTTACTAATGTGGTGGTTGATTGTGCAAATGGGGTTGGTGCTCTCAAGCTCGAGCAATTCTTGGAAAAATCAGCAGTTGCTAGCAAGTTTAAAGTGGTCAATGATAACACAGAGGATCCACAGCAACTCAACGTTAAATGTGGTGCAGACTACGTCAAGACAAACCAACGGTTGCCTGCCAACATTAGTGAAGCAGTTGCATCCGCTCCTAACACCCTATGCGCATCATTTGATGGTGACGCAGATAGGCTTGTTTGCTATTACCAAGGTGACGGATTCGTGCTCTTCGATGGCGACAAGATAGCGATTTTATTATCAAGtatgatttcaaaattgttaTCTCAGTTATCTGTCGATTTGAAAGTGGGTATAATTCAAACGGCATATGCCAACGGCGCTTCTACTTCTTATATCGTAGAAGAACTCGGATTACCTTCCATTTGTGCCAAAACCGGTGTCAAGCATTTGCACCATGAAGCTCTCAAATTTGATATCGGTATCTATTTTGAAGCAAATGGTCATGGTACAGTCTTGTTTAGCGATAATTTCAGAGAcaagatttcaaagatcAACCATCCTGCGGCAGAATCACTGCTATTGTTGAACGACTTAATCAACCAAACTGTAGGTGACGCCTTGAGTGATTTACTAGCAGTTGTGGCTTCGTTGTGTATTCTAAAGCAATCCAACAACGACTGGTCTAGAACATACAAAGACCTCCCTAATAAACTAGCAAAAGTCGTTGTTAAAGATAGAAATGCCTTTGTCACTACAGATGCAGAGAGAAGGTTGATTGAGCCAAATGCCATCCAACCGAAAATAGACCAACTTGTCAGTACGGTAAAATTAGGAAGATCTTTTGTTAGACCCAGTGGCACTGAGGATGCCGTCCGTGTCTATGCTGAGGCGtcaacaattgaagaatgtgAGTACTTGACTAACGCCGTTGTCAAACTCGTTGCGGAATACTCGTGA